The following are encoded together in the Halopseudomonas salegens genome:
- the thpR gene encoding RNA 2',3'-cyclic phosphodiesterase: MENSGKRLFIGLELPGSLQRLLARLTTDLPGARWHLPQDLHITVRFLGQLDPVRQQDIHQLLKQSAITPFSLQVSGIGHFDQRILWAGLAPSPSLQAMKQQLDQSLQALNLPAEMHDYHPHITLARIRAGHQSSLNDFVEAHHELALPAWGVTHVSLFESRNNGQGRYHVLGRYPLRQPHHA; encoded by the coding sequence ATGGAAAATAGCGGGAAACGCCTGTTTATCGGTCTGGAGTTACCCGGTAGCCTGCAAAGGCTGCTCGCGCGCCTGACCACTGACTTGCCCGGCGCACGCTGGCACCTTCCGCAAGACCTGCACATCACGGTTCGCTTTCTCGGCCAACTGGACCCGGTGCGTCAGCAGGATATCCATCAATTGCTGAAGCAGTCTGCGATCACCCCCTTCAGCCTGCAGGTCAGCGGCATCGGCCACTTTGACCAACGCATCCTCTGGGCTGGCCTGGCACCCAGCCCATCGCTGCAAGCAATGAAGCAACAACTCGACCAGAGCCTGCAGGCCCTGAACCTGCCAGCGGAGATGCATGACTATCATCCGCATATCACGCTGGCACGCATCAGAGCCGGACATCAGTCCAGTTTGAACGACTTTGTCGAGGCACATCATGAACTGGCATTGCCGGCCTGGGGCGTCACCCATGTCAGCTTGTTTGAAAGTCGCAATAATGGTCAGGGGCGTTATCATGTGCTTGGACGCTATCCGTTACGCCAACCTCATCATGCCTGA
- a CDS encoding SDR family NAD(P)-dependent oxidoreductase yields MSLSSLQGKRILVTHADAFMGPAICQTLRAQGAEVIADTDPLLDIDAPAQLIGRVGTPDVLVANLALPAPNTRAPDVDEQEWQAVFDTMVHPLMRLCKAVLPRMQSRQAGKILLIGSAAALRGMKRASSYSAARGAQLAYIQAIGVEMAPDNIQINAIAQNFVDNPTYFPPEVQANPRFQQRLANEVPLGRLVSAEEDAEFVAYLCSDAANCFVGQVFPLSGGWATR; encoded by the coding sequence ATGTCGCTGAGCAGTCTGCAAGGCAAACGAATTCTGGTCACCCACGCCGACGCCTTTATGGGACCAGCCATCTGCCAGACCCTTCGCGCGCAGGGGGCCGAGGTCATCGCCGATACGGACCCTCTGCTCGACATTGACGCTCCCGCCCAGCTGATCGGACGGGTTGGCACTCCGGATGTACTGGTGGCCAATCTGGCACTGCCGGCACCCAACACCCGTGCTCCCGACGTCGACGAACAGGAATGGCAGGCCGTGTTCGACACCATGGTTCATCCGTTGATGCGTCTGTGCAAAGCGGTATTGCCCAGGATGCAGTCACGTCAGGCGGGCAAGATACTGCTGATCGGCAGTGCCGCAGCCTTGCGCGGCATGAAGCGAGCATCAAGCTACAGCGCTGCGCGTGGCGCGCAGCTGGCCTATATACAGGCAATCGGCGTGGAAATGGCCCCAGACAACATCCAGATCAACGCCATCGCGCAGAACTTTGTCGACAACCCGACCTACTTCCCACCCGAAGTACAGGCCAACCCCCGCTTTCAGCAGCGGCTGGCCAACGAAGTACCTCTGGGCCGTCTGGTCAGCGCGGAAGAAGATGCCGAATTTGTCGCCTACCTGTGCAGTGACGCCGCCAACTGTTTCGTTGGCCAGGTATTTCCACTCAGCGGTGGCTGGGCAACGCGCTAG
- a CDS encoding DUF3087 family protein, whose translation MFVIEQRDPLSYRRDTRQSTIRLIVLFAVLGMLMSMGLVALFGQPGMSNFRWNLLGVLLALMLTVILVRQVFWQQPWMGSAAYGWQLKRCMLRITNCQHQLKAGVTAQHPAAMKLQRFYHLGLSEMYRLDGNQEALDTLAADKLAHEQALHELGLPVDLYQLDPAWLHEVQQIKAPR comes from the coding sequence ATGTTTGTCATCGAGCAGCGTGACCCGCTGAGCTACCGGCGCGATACGCGCCAGAGTACTATTCGCCTGATTGTACTGTTTGCCGTGCTGGGCATGCTCATGTCCATGGGCCTGGTTGCTCTGTTTGGCCAGCCGGGGATGAGTAATTTTCGCTGGAACCTGCTGGGCGTGCTCCTGGCGCTGATGCTGACAGTCATCCTGGTCCGCCAGGTTTTCTGGCAGCAGCCATGGATGGGCTCGGCTGCCTACGGCTGGCAGCTCAAGCGCTGCATGCTGCGCATTACCAACTGCCAGCATCAGCTCAAGGCCGGGGTGACCGCACAGCACCCTGCAGCCATGAAACTGCAGCGTTTCTATCATCTGGGACTGAGCGAAATGTACCGGCTGGATGGCAATCAGGAAGCCCTGGATACGCTGGCTGCCGACAAGCTGGCCCATGAGCAGGCACTGCATGAGCTCGGCTTGCCCGTTGACCTGTATCAGCTGGACCCGGCCTGGTTGCACGAGGTCCAGCAGATCAAGGCGCCACGTTAA
- a CDS encoding DUF3096 domain-containing protein encodes MTIALAPLLSLIAGILILIVPRLLNYIVAAYLIIVGLVGLFGNQLNFAL; translated from the coding sequence ATGACTATTGCCCTTGCACCCTTGCTGTCACTGATTGCCGGTATCCTGATTTTGATCGTACCGCGCCTGCTGAACTATATTGTTGCGGCTTACCTGATCATCGTCGGGCTGGTGGGCCTGTTCGGCAATCAGCTGAACTTTGCCCTCTAG
- a CDS encoding AAA family ATPase, producing MQLIELEVNQFRQFRKPLRLTELQPGLNVIAGPNESGKSTLVRAIRAAFFERHGSSVVTDLQPWGDSSAAPEISLRFLWQGESWHLHKRFLKQKRCDLHIENQHWSGSEAEERLAALLGYEFPGKGVSKAEHWGIPGLLWIEQGSGHEISGAVSHASEHLQAALGDTLGELASSGGDRVVDAVTAQLAELQTKTGKPTGRYAQLVQTSREQAEKVAVLTERVAQYRSEVDQLGLLVQQQAADEQQQPWLEYRRRERETQQALDQVARLQQQQEQDLQLQEQCGNTLRLIREQIAGFKHQLEERERREQALANATANCQALEQHRQEAAADQQRAEQEHVVARAQLSQVREQVQRQQQASERAALQARLEQLQPQVETAMRCAADVADWQRRLQQSQLPGADLKQLRQSRITLDQVLARQQQAATRLEYDLSNGAVSLNGHTLQGKGAQALTQSAELDLGTLGRLRILPGGSDLGELMREQQRLQDEYALLCRQLGVSDLNAAEQRQEQAQLAERELASAQTRLAGLAPQGVAALEQELADCQQQLAALPELPTEAPRQLTDISLHQAESLFAAAEQQWRQAEQRCRDLQQQLLAAEREKTTAQAELSRLQTHIADLHSQQQEQGLTDQLRAQLDIAQTIQQRLSERAEQIAAARPDILRDDRLRFTRTAEQLEQAFAERKTVIVGLRSALQALNAEALEEQLAVARQAAEQSVQRLHEVERRVAALSLLKDLLAEQRQALTRRLQAPLQAHIQHYLRLLFPQADLLVDEQLQPRQLVRQQAGGAINDPLETLSYGAREQMGLISRLAYADLLQAAGRPTLIILDDALVHSDNQRLDDMKRILFDAARRHQILLFTCHADKWQDLGVPVRQMQQLTGGL from the coding sequence ATGCAACTGATCGAGCTGGAGGTCAATCAGTTCCGTCAGTTTCGCAAGCCCTTGCGGCTGACGGAATTGCAGCCCGGCCTGAACGTGATTGCCGGACCCAACGAATCGGGCAAAAGTACCCTGGTACGAGCAATTCGTGCCGCATTCTTCGAGCGGCATGGTTCCAGTGTGGTGACCGACCTGCAGCCTTGGGGAGACAGCTCGGCGGCACCGGAAATCAGCCTGCGCTTTCTCTGGCAAGGTGAAAGCTGGCACTTGCACAAGCGATTTCTCAAACAGAAGCGCTGCGACCTGCACATAGAAAACCAGCACTGGAGTGGCAGTGAAGCAGAAGAAAGACTGGCTGCGCTGCTCGGCTACGAGTTCCCCGGCAAGGGGGTCAGCAAGGCTGAACACTGGGGGATTCCCGGCCTGTTGTGGATTGAACAGGGCAGCGGGCATGAAATCAGCGGCGCGGTGAGCCACGCCAGTGAGCATCTGCAGGCAGCACTGGGCGATACCCTGGGTGAGCTGGCCAGTAGCGGCGGTGACCGTGTCGTGGATGCCGTGACTGCACAATTGGCAGAATTGCAGACAAAAACCGGCAAGCCAACGGGTCGCTACGCCCAGCTTGTGCAAACGTCCAGGGAACAGGCGGAAAAAGTGGCAGTACTGACGGAGCGGGTTGCGCAGTATCGCTCCGAAGTCGATCAGTTGGGTCTGCTGGTTCAACAACAGGCTGCCGATGAACAGCAGCAACCCTGGTTGGAGTATCGCCGCCGCGAGCGCGAAACCCAGCAAGCGCTGGATCAGGTGGCGCGCTTGCAACAACAGCAGGAACAGGATCTGCAGCTGCAGGAGCAGTGTGGCAACACTTTGCGTCTGATTCGTGAACAGATCGCCGGCTTCAAACACCAGCTGGAAGAGCGTGAGCGTCGCGAGCAAGCGCTGGCCAATGCGACGGCCAACTGTCAGGCCCTGGAGCAGCACAGGCAAGAAGCCGCCGCCGACCAGCAGCGTGCCGAACAGGAGCATGTCGTCGCCCGAGCGCAGCTGAGTCAGGTGCGGGAACAGGTGCAACGGCAACAACAAGCATCCGAGCGTGCTGCCTTGCAGGCACGGCTGGAACAACTGCAGCCACAAGTTGAAACGGCCATGCGCTGCGCAGCAGACGTGGCTGACTGGCAACGCAGGCTGCAGCAGAGTCAGTTGCCCGGTGCGGACCTCAAGCAACTTCGCCAGTCGCGCATTACCCTGGATCAGGTGCTGGCGCGACAACAGCAGGCGGCGACACGACTGGAGTATGACTTGAGCAACGGGGCTGTCAGCCTGAATGGGCACACCTTGCAAGGCAAAGGTGCCCAGGCGCTGACGCAGTCGGCTGAGCTGGACCTGGGGACACTGGGCCGGTTGCGCATTTTGCCCGGTGGCAGTGATCTGGGTGAGTTGATGCGTGAGCAACAGCGCCTGCAGGACGAGTATGCGTTACTGTGTCGGCAGCTCGGCGTCAGCGATCTGAACGCAGCCGAACAACGCCAGGAACAGGCGCAGCTCGCAGAGCGGGAGCTGGCGTCAGCGCAAACCCGTCTGGCGGGTTTGGCTCCACAGGGGGTGGCCGCATTGGAGCAGGAGTTGGCCGACTGCCAGCAGCAGTTGGCTGCGTTGCCCGAATTGCCCACAGAAGCTCCCCGGCAACTGACCGATATCTCTCTGCATCAAGCGGAAAGCCTGTTTGCCGCAGCCGAGCAGCAGTGGCGTCAGGCAGAGCAGCGTTGCCGCGACCTTCAGCAGCAGTTGTTGGCTGCCGAGCGCGAGAAGACTACCGCTCAAGCTGAACTGAGTCGATTGCAAACCCATATTGCCGATCTGCACAGTCAACAACAGGAGCAGGGGTTAACCGACCAGCTGCGGGCGCAGCTGGATATTGCGCAGACGATTCAACAACGGCTCAGTGAACGTGCCGAACAGATTGCAGCGGCACGTCCGGATATTCTGCGGGATGACCGGTTGCGTTTTACTCGCACGGCTGAGCAGCTGGAGCAGGCCTTTGCCGAGCGTAAAACCGTCATTGTCGGCTTGCGCAGTGCTTTGCAGGCCCTCAATGCAGAAGCCCTTGAGGAGCAGTTGGCTGTTGCGCGTCAGGCCGCAGAACAATCCGTGCAGCGTTTGCACGAGGTTGAGCGCCGCGTAGCTGCCCTGAGTCTTCTGAAAGACTTGCTTGCCGAGCAGCGACAGGCGTTGACCAGACGTTTGCAGGCTCCGTTGCAGGCGCATATCCAGCACTATTTGCGTTTGTTGTTTCCGCAGGCGGATTTGCTCGTTGACGAGCAACTGCAGCCCCGACAGTTGGTACGGCAGCAAGCTGGTGGTGCGATCAATGATCCTTTGGAAACACTCAGTTATGGCGCGCGGGAGCAGATGGGGCTGATCAGTCGTCTGGCCTATGCCGACCTGCTGCAGGCCGCCGGACGGCCAACCCTGATCATCCTGGATGATGCCCTGGTGCACAGTGACAACCAGCGCCTGGATGACATGAAGCGAATCCTGTTTGATGCCGCACGGCGGCATCAGATCCTCCTGTTTACCTGCCACGCTGACAAATGGCAGGACCTGGGGGTGCCGGTACGGCAAATGCAGCAGTTGACCGGCGGACTCTGA
- a CDS encoding DUF6435 family protein, translated as MFGFLRQDPRKKLRKAYDAKLEAAMTAQRNGDIRTYSTLSQEADALWRELEAMDKVG; from the coding sequence ATGTTCGGCTTCTTACGCCAGGATCCACGAAAAAAACTGCGCAAGGCCTATGATGCCAAGCTTGAAGCGGCCATGACGGCACAGCGCAATGGTGATATACGGACCTATTCCACGCTCAGTCAGGAGGCTGATGCACTGTGGCGTGAACTGGAGGCCATGGACAAGGTTGGCTAG
- a CDS encoding metallophosphoesterase family protein, with amino-acid sequence MPSFLHTADWQIGRQYGRFASDDAVALAEARFSCVERIAALASEWQVDAVLVAGDVFDAQTVSDRIIRRLFNALQAYAGPWLLLPGNHDAALVESVWSRAVRLQAVPDNVHLLLRPEVHRFPAAGFAVLPAPLTQRQTNRDLTDWFDSADTPAALLRIGLAHGSVQGILAADIDSPNPIAAGRAEQARLDYLALGDWHGLKQVDARTWYSGTPEQERFKANGAGQVLKVEIPGPGAAVQVSAHEVGGYQWQQWQRDIQLASDIDQCIADLDALPDTSVLDLALRGTTDLSGLQRLQQALSVAAGRFRSLACHWGELTLAPSAEDLVSLQADGYLAEVVEQLQQRQAGPDAEVAREALMILATLMRDHAPAGSKTCN; translated from the coding sequence ATGCCCAGTTTTCTGCATACCGCAGACTGGCAAATCGGTCGTCAATACGGCCGTTTTGCCAGCGATGATGCGGTTGCTCTTGCTGAAGCCCGTTTTAGCTGTGTCGAGCGTATAGCTGCCCTGGCGAGCGAGTGGCAGGTTGATGCAGTGCTGGTTGCGGGTGATGTCTTTGACGCACAAACCGTATCCGATCGCATCATCCGTCGCCTGTTCAATGCGCTGCAAGCCTATGCCGGGCCATGGTTGCTGCTGCCCGGCAACCATGATGCTGCGCTGGTGGAAAGTGTCTGGAGCCGTGCCGTGCGTCTGCAGGCGGTACCGGACAACGTACACCTGTTGTTGCGCCCGGAGGTTCACCGTTTTCCCGCTGCCGGTTTTGCGGTATTGCCCGCCCCCCTGACCCAGCGCCAAACCAACCGCGACCTGACCGACTGGTTTGACAGCGCTGATACACCGGCTGCTCTGCTGCGAATCGGGCTGGCGCACGGTAGCGTACAGGGCATTCTGGCGGCTGATATCGACTCCCCCAACCCGATTGCAGCAGGTCGCGCCGAGCAGGCGCGCCTGGATTACCTGGCACTGGGTGACTGGCATGGTTTGAAACAGGTTGATGCGCGCACCTGGTATAGCGGTACTCCCGAGCAGGAGCGCTTCAAGGCCAATGGGGCGGGTCAGGTACTCAAGGTCGAGATTCCCGGGCCGGGGGCTGCGGTGCAGGTTAGCGCCCATGAGGTGGGCGGTTATCAATGGCAGCAGTGGCAGCGGGATATTCAACTGGCCAGCGATATCGATCAATGCATCGCAGACCTGGATGCGCTGCCGGATACCAGCGTACTCGATCTTGCCTTGCGTGGAACCACTGACCTGAGCGGCTTGCAGCGATTGCAGCAAGCGTTGTCGGTGGCTGCCGGCCGTTTTCGCAGCCTGGCCTGTCATTGGGGGGAATTGACGCTGGCGCCAAGCGCTGAAGACCTGGTCAGCTTGCAGGCCGATGGCTATCTGGCCGAGGTGGTGGAGCAATTGCAACAGCGGCAAGCGGGCCCGGATGCCGAGGTGGCTCGAGAAGCGTTGATGATTCTGGCCACTCTGATGCGTGATCATGCCCCGGCAGGAAGCAAGACATGCAACTGA
- a CDS encoding GGDEF domain-containing protein → MTVNEQREALLAILAEGAVSILFQPIVSTMQRRIMGYEALTRGPSNSPLHSPLTLFSAARHWGLLTELEMLCRGKAVEAFSRMQLPGRLFLNVSPESLLEKQHYPGRTLAMLKAVGMSPEQVVIELTEQAPIDNFGLLHSALFHYRDMGFSIALDDLGAGYSSLRLWSELRPDFVKIDRHFIDGLHRDPLKREFVGSILSLANASKAHIIAEGIEQPEELRVLEDMGVDWVQGYLLGRPAVEPLRQLADWDVRLQAPVDQVQLEPEQALDSLLLSVPGVHQSEKVSAVLARFHQQASLNSLAVLNDSGEPVGTVHCHSLSQTMLKPFASELHGRKPISQLMDRDYLVVDVQQSLERVSRLLTSRARQRMEEDFIIVRNGQYLGLGRVIDVLRQITELKIRQARHANPLTLLPGNIPIQECLSRLLANQQAAQLCYVDLDAFKPFNDIYGYGKGDEVLLGLAQILRSLCDPRCDFVGHIGGDDFMLVLRSDDWRERLQLLDQRFQQLCRSMYQPAHLAAGGFSAPDREGRWRQHGLLQLSVGVVSLPASGHGIYDPAQLAERASHAKHAAKKISGFSVVCEPLTESQAGQAALS, encoded by the coding sequence ATGACCGTCAATGAACAACGTGAGGCGTTACTCGCCATCCTGGCTGAGGGCGCGGTGTCAATTCTGTTTCAGCCTATCGTGTCCACCATGCAGAGGCGGATTATGGGTTATGAGGCCCTTACCCGGGGGCCATCCAACAGCCCGCTGCATTCTCCGCTGACCCTGTTTTCCGCAGCACGTCACTGGGGGTTGTTGACCGAACTGGAAATGCTGTGCCGTGGCAAGGCGGTCGAAGCCTTCAGCCGCATGCAACTGCCGGGCAGGCTGTTCCTGAATGTCTCACCGGAAAGCCTGCTGGAAAAACAGCATTATCCCGGGCGCACTCTGGCCATGTTGAAAGCCGTCGGCATGTCGCCAGAACAGGTGGTGATCGAACTGACCGAGCAGGCCCCCATCGATAATTTCGGCTTGTTGCACAGTGCCCTTTTCCATTACCGGGATATGGGGTTTTCCATCGCTCTGGATGACCTGGGTGCCGGCTATTCCAGTTTGCGCCTGTGGTCGGAGTTGCGCCCTGATTTCGTCAAGATCGACCGGCATTTTATCGATGGTTTGCATCGTGATCCGCTGAAACGCGAATTCGTCGGCTCCATACTGAGCCTGGCGAATGCTTCCAAGGCGCATATTATTGCTGAAGGGATCGAGCAGCCGGAAGAACTCAGGGTGCTGGAGGATATGGGAGTTGACTGGGTTCAGGGCTACCTGCTCGGGCGCCCGGCTGTTGAGCCCTTGCGGCAACTGGCGGACTGGGACGTGCGCCTGCAGGCCCCGGTTGACCAGGTACAGCTGGAGCCCGAGCAGGCCCTGGATTCACTCCTGTTGTCGGTGCCCGGGGTGCATCAGAGCGAAAAGGTCAGTGCGGTACTGGCACGCTTTCATCAGCAGGCCAGTCTGAACAGCCTGGCGGTGCTGAATGACAGTGGTGAACCGGTCGGTACGGTGCATTGCCACAGCCTCAGCCAGACGATGCTGAAACCCTTTGCTTCCGAGCTGCACGGACGCAAGCCAATCAGCCAGTTAATGGACCGTGATTACCTGGTGGTTGATGTACAGCAGAGCCTGGAGCGGGTCAGTCGCCTGTTGACCAGCCGGGCGAGGCAGCGGATGGAAGAGGATTTCATCATCGTGCGCAATGGTCAGTATCTGGGCCTTGGCCGGGTGATTGATGTGCTGCGGCAGATTACCGAATTGAAAATACGCCAGGCGCGGCATGCCAATCCGCTGACGCTGTTGCCGGGCAATATTCCGATTCAGGAGTGCCTGTCTCGCCTGTTGGCCAATCAACAGGCGGCACAGCTGTGTTATGTCGATCTGGATGCTTTCAAGCCGTTCAACGATATCTATGGCTATGGCAAGGGCGATGAGGTGTTACTGGGTCTGGCTCAGATCCTGCGCAGCCTGTGTGATCCGCGCTGTGATTTTGTCGGTCACATTGGTGGTGATGATTTTATGCTGGTGTTGCGCAGTGATGATTGGCGCGAGCGTTTGCAGCTTCTGGATCAGCGTTTCCAGCAGCTGTGCCGGTCAATGTACCAACCGGCGCATCTGGCTGCCGGGGGCTTTTCTGCGCCGGACCGTGAAGGACGCTGGCGGCAGCACGGTTTGCTGCAACTATCGGTGGGTGTGGTCAGTCTGCCGGCCAGTGGGCATGGTATTTATGACCCGGCGCAACTGGCTGAACGGGCCTCGCATGCCAAGCATGCCGCGAAAAAAATCAGTGGCTTCAGTGTGGTGTGCGAACCCTTGACAGAGAGTCAGGCTGGCCAGGCCGCTCTGTCATGA